The genome window CCGATGACCTCCGGGTCTACGTGGTCTGGCAGCGGATACTCAGGAACGATGCGGTCAATGCGGCTCAGGCCGCGGCGGAGCAGGTGTTCAGCGACAAGCGGGTAAGCCAGATGTGGGACCCCGCGAACGCGCTGGGGTTCTGGTACAAGCAGTCGGGGGACCTGGAACACAAGGACCCCATGGTCTGGGACGCCTATTTCCTCTACGGCGCGGATGCCGAGTGGAAGGACGCGCCTACCGGGCTGATCGACGCCGGTTACACGGTGTGGAATATGAAAGACAGGCTCCTGAAGTCGGTGGCATCGACGATGGAGACCGTAGACTGATCTCCCGGTAGCGGGAATCAGGGTACAACTACAGCACGAAGGAAGATCAATTTGACGGGGCGGTTCGTCGGCATGGACCGCCCCTCTTTTTTATCAGGATGCGGTCCGCCAGCTGCTAGAACCGGCAGGTCCGAAAGCTGCGGTCCGGTCCAGAAGGCCCGATCATCCCTCCAGGCTGAGGAGGAAGGGTTCCTCGAAGGCCTGTACCAGCCACTGCATGAAGCGGGCGCCGTCTGCGCCGTCAATGAGCCGGTGATCGTAGGAGATCATCAGCGGCAACATGAGACGCGGCTGGAACGTCCCGTCTACGTAAACCTGTTCCATGCGGCTGCGGGCGAGGCCCAGGATGGCCACGTCCGGCGCGTTCACGATCGGCGCGAAGAAGGTTCCGCCGAACCCGCCCAGGTTCGAGATCGTGAAGGTACCCCCCTGCATATCGTCCGGTGAGAGCTTCCTGTCCCGCGCCTTTGCGGCGACCTCGGACAGTTCTATCGAAAGCTCGATCATGTTCTTCCGGTCCACGTCCCGGATGACCGGCACGACCAGGCCGCGGTCCGTATCCACCGCCACGCCCACGTGGTAGTACTTCTTGTGGATGATCTCGTGCCGGGCCATGTCGACGCTGGCGTTGAACAGGGGAAAACGCTTGAGCGCAGCGGCCACGATCTTCAGGGCGATGGCCGTCATGGTCAGCTTGCCGCCGGCGGCTTCGGCCGCGGGACCGAACTGCTTGCGCAGGGCCTCCATGTCGGTGACGTCGGCCTTGTCGCCGTAAGTGACGTGGGGGATGTTCGTCCAGGCGGCGGACAGGTGCTCCGCGGCGGCCCGGCGCAGGCTACTCATCGGCTCGGTTTCCACCGGGCCCCATTTTGAGAAGTCCGGCAGCGAAGCCGGAGCGGATGGCCTGGGACCGGCAGCGGCGCCCTGGCCGGCGCTCAACTGCCTGGAATGGGCCTTGACATCTTCGACGGAAATCCGTCCTCCGAGACCTCTTCCGGGCACCTGGGCGATATCGAGCCCGATCTCCCGGGCGAAGCGGCGTACGGAAGGCGCGGCAGGCACGGGCGCCCCTGAAGTGGCCGCTGGAACGACCGGGGCAGTCGGCGGAGGCGGCGCAGCGGTTTCCTCCGCGGGACCAGTGGCCGCGGCAGGTGGCGCGCTCGTCGCAGGCGGCGCCTGTGGGGCTGAATCCGTGGCCCCGCCAGCGTCCGCCTCGGCGGCAGGCTTCTCGTCCTTCGACTCCGAAACTTCGGCAGGCGCCTCGGTCTCCGCCTCTCCGTCCGCTTCGGCAGGGGTCTCGCCGGCTTCCGCGCCCTCCCCCACCCCTTCTTCATACATCAGGACAGGAGCGCCTACCTCGGCCGTCGCACCGTTCTCCACGAGGATTTCCGTCACCACCCCGCTGAATCCCGACGGCACCTCGAGGTTGGCCTTGTCGGTCTCGATCTCCAGGACGGGCTGGTTTTCTTCGACTTGATCCCCGACGGCCACCAGGATACCCACCACGGTGCCCGCGTCGACGTTCTCACCCAGCGCCGGAAGATTGAAAGGCGTCGCCATAGGTCTTGCGTCTCCCTGTCATTAGCATGAGCGGATTCGGCTTGTCGGCGTCGATTTCCAGTTCGTCCATCGCCTGCTTCAGCGTGTCACAGCATGAGCGGATTCGGCTTGTCGGCGTCGATTTCCAGTTCGTCCATCGCCTGCTTCAGCGTGTCACAGCATGAGCGGATTCGGCTTGTCGGCGTCGATTTCCAGTTCGTCCATCGCCTGCTTCAGCCTTGCGGCGGGTAGTTTGCCGTCCCGCATCAGGCCGTAGAGCGCGGACAGCGCGATGTAACGGGCATCCACTTCGAAGAAATCCCGCAGAGCGGCACGGCCGTCGCTGCGTCCGAATCCATCGGCGCCCAGGGTGATCAAATGACCCGGGAACCAGGCGGATACCGTGTCCGGCAGCGCTTTCACGTAGTCGCAGGCCGCCACGTAAGGACCCGGAATATCGGCCACGCACGAAGTCACATAAGGTACGCGGGGCGTTTCTTCGGGATGCAGTATGTTCCACCGCTCCACGTCCACCGCCTCGTTGTGCAGCGCCTTGTAGCTGGTGATGCTCCAGACGTCCGCGGTGACACCGTACTGTTCTTCCAGGATCCGGCCGGCTTTGAGCACCTCGTTCAGGATGGCGCCGCTGCCGAAGAGCTGGACCCGGAGCTCGCCGTTTTTCTTCTCCGATTCGCGGAACCGGTACATCCCCTTGAGGATGCCCTCCCGGGTTGCCTCTGGATCGCCGGGCATGGGGGGCATGGCGTAGTTCTCGTTGTGCACGGTCAGGTAGTAGAACACGTCTTCCTGTTCTTCGTACATGCGCCGGATGCCTTCTTCGATGATCACCGCCAGTTCGTATCCGTAGGCGGGGTCGTAGGCCAGCAGGTTCGGCACCGGGTAGGCCAGCAGGTGGCTGTTGCCGTCCTGGTGCTGGAGTCCTTCGCCCGCCAGCGTGGTGCGTCCCGACGTGGCGCCGACGAGGAAGCCCTTGCAGCGCATGTCGCCCGCGGACCAGACCAGGTCGCCGACGCGCTGCAGGCCGAACATGGAGTAGTAGATGAAGAAGGGGATGGTGTTGATGTCGTAGGTGGCGTAGGCCGTGCCGGCGGCGATAAAGGACGACATGGCGCCCGCTTCCGAAATGCCTTCTTCCAGCAACTGGCCGTCTTTCGACTCGCGGTAGTACAGGAGCGTTTCGCTGTCCACCGGGTCGTAGAGCTGCCCCACCGGGGAATAGATGCCGGACTGCCGGAACAGGGCCTCCATGCCGAAGGTCCGGGCCTCGTCGGGCACGATGGGAACGACGAGGTTGCCGATCTCCTTGTCCCGCATCAGGTCCGACAGGATGTTGACGAAGGCCATGGTCGTCGACACCTGCCTGTCCGTCCCTTCGTAGTACTTGCTGTACTTGTCCTGCTTCGGCGCGTGCAGCGGCGTGAAGGTCGTCCGCCGGGAGGGCACGTAGCCTCCCAATGCCCTGCGCCGCTCGTGGAGGTACTGGATCTCCTCGCTGTCCTCGGGCGGCTTGTAGAAGGGTACTTCGGCCACGTCTTCATCGGAAATCGGGATCCGGAAGCGGTCCCGGAAGGCCAGCAGGTCGCTGTCCTCCATCTTCTTGATCTGGTGGGTGCTGTTGGCGCCCTGCCCGCTGTCGCCCAGTCCGTAACCCTTGATCGTCTTCATCAGGATGACCGTCGGCGAACCCTCGTTCTCCACGGCCGCCTTGTAGGCATGGTAGACCTTGAGCGGATCGTGTCCGCCCCGCCGCAGGTGCTGCAGCTGGGAATCGGACAGGTGTTCCACCATCTTCTTCAGATCGGGATGTACGCCGAAGAACCTGTCCCGGATGTATTCGCCAGTTGCCATGCTGTACTTCTGGTACTGGCCGTCCACCGTCTCGTGCATGCGGTTCACGAGGAGTCCGTCGCCGTCCTTCTCCAGCAGGGGGTCCCAGTCACTGCCCCAGATGCACTTGATCACGTTCCATCCCGCGCCCCGGAAGATGGCTTCCAGTTCCTGGATGATCTTGTGGTTGCCCCGGACCGGGCCGTCGAGGCGCTGCAGGTTGCAGTTGACCACGAAGATGAGGTTGTCGAGCATCTCCACGACCGGCACCGTGATGGCACCGAGGGACTCGGGTTCGTCCATCTCTCCGTCGCCCATCATGACCCATACCTTGGAATCGCTCGGTTTCTTGATCCCCCGGTTCTCCAGGTATTTCATGAAACGAGCCTGGTAGATGCCGGTGATGGCGCCGAGCCCCATCGATACCGTGGGGAATTCCCAGAAATCCGGCATGAGCCAGGGGTGGGGATAGGACGGGAGCCCGGGCGGATTCACCTCGTGGCGGAAGTTCTTCAGCTGCTCTTCGGAGATGCGGCCTTCCAGGTAGGCCCGCGCGTAGATGCCGGGCGCGGCGTGTCCCTGGACGAAGAGGAGGTCGCCCTCGTGGCTTCCGTTGCGGTTGCGGAAGAAGTGGTTGAAGCCCACCTCGTAGAGCGTCGCGGACGACGCGTAGGTGGATATGTGCCCGCCTATGGAGGCGTCGGCCCGGTTGGCGCGGACCACCATGGCGAGCGCATTCCAGCGCACGATGTTCTTGATGCGTCGTTCCAGGTCCCGGTCGCCGGGATAGGGTTCCTGCAGTTCTACGGGTATGGTGTTGACGTAGGGCGTGTTGGCGGAGAAGGGCAGGCGTACGCCGGACTCGGCGGCGCGGGACTCCAGCGCCGCGAGAATGCGGCGGGTCCGCTCGGGGTCGCCCTGCGAGATGACGTACTCAATCGATTCGAGCCATTCGTGAAGTTCCAGCGATGCTACATCGGGTTCCACGTCCGTTGTCATCAAGCTTCCCCGGGGTGTGCTGCGCGTCGGCATTCAGCCCTTGATCCATTCGAAAACATCGACACAAAATAGGGACGTGGCACCCCTTCTGTCAATCATTATATTGATTTGCGAACGCGTCCCGGGCACCTTCAGGAAACGCGTCCGGGACACCCCTGGAGGGGCGCTCGGGACACCCCAGGAGCGACGCCCGGTGACGCCCCTGGAGGGGTCGCCCGGACCCCCTGGAGCAGTGCCCGGGTAGTGATGCGCGACACACGGCGGAAACCGTATCTTCGATCAAGGAGGTTGGCATGAAAAGCGACGGCCGGCATGGCTGGCACGGCATATTCACCATACCCCAGACGCCTTTTACCGACGACGGCGCGCTGGACGAGGAGGGGCTGCGCAGACAGATCGATTTCTGCGTGGACGTGGGCTCCCACGGCATCGTCTATCCCGTCATGGTCAGCGAGTTCTGGCTGCTCTCGGACGACGAGCGAAAACGGGTTGTGGCCGTGGCCGTGGAGCAGGCCGACGGTCGCATTCCGATGATTGCGGGGGTGGCGGGGGTGAGTACCGAGGTCGCCGTGATGTTCAGCCGCCATGCGCGCGAGGCCGGCGCCGACGGAGCGATCGCCCTGCCGCCCTACGTGCTCAAGCCCGGCCTGGGCGGCCTGGTGGACTACTACCGGCGGGTCGCCGAGGCCGTGGGGAACCCCGTGTTCATCCAGAACTTCGATCCACCCCTCGGATCCAGCCTCTCACCGGGGTTCATCCGGGAGTTGCTGCTGGACATTCCGCACGTGAAGTACATCAAGGAGGAGATGATGCCCTGCGGCCATTCGGTGACGGCCCTGATGGATACCTGCGGCGACGAGCTGCACGGCGTGTTCACCGGCTTCGGGGGGCGCTGGTTCATCGACGAACTGAACCGGGGCGTGAGCGGAACCATGCCCGCTGCCGAGTTCACCGACGTGCTGGTCCGTCTCTACGAACGCTACCGGTCGGGTGACGTGGAAGGCGCGCGGGAGATCCACAACCGGCTGCTGCCCCTCATCAACATCGAAAGCCTCCACGGCGTGATCTTCTGCAAGGAGATCCTGAAGCGGCGCGGCCTGATCGGGTCGACGTACACGCGGGCGCCGGGGAAGCTGGACCGGCACGACCTCGCCGAGATCGACCGCCTCATCCGCGACGTGGAAGAGTTGTATATACGGTGAATTGTATATACGGTGAACGGTATCCCGTCGGTCTACGTCCATTCATGAAGGGAATGCCCCTGCCCCGGGAACCAGATCCAGTCCACGAGGAACCCGAGAAAAACCCCCGTACTGTATCCCACGAGCACGCCCCAGGCAAAGGGCTGGGCCCGGCGGTACACGGTCACCCCGCCGATCCGCATCAACAGCATCTTGATCAGCCAGGCCAGGAACAGCGAGAACATGAGCAGACGGGTCACGTCGGCGAAGGCCACGGTGAACCCCACCGGCGCCAGGGGCCAGCCGGGAAACCGGTAGGACAGGGCCGTCATGACGAGCATGGCGACGCCGCCCAGGGCCATGAAGAGGAACTCGGGCGGCTGCAGCTGGTCAGCATTCCGTATCCACCGTACGATGTCGTCGTAGTACGACTCGTTGATTTTGCCGCCGAAGGCGTCGCGTTCGCCGAAGTTGTACGCGCCAACGGTCGTATTCCCGATGTAGATCGTGTACAGGACGGACGTCAGCATGCTGATCACGAAGGTAACGGTCATGAGGGCGAGGATCCCCCGCTTGTCCTGCTGCAGGTCGGACATCACTTTGTCCGACTGGGCGATGGTGCCGATGCCGATGCCCCGCCAGTTCCGGGCGTAGGCGGACCCCAGGCCGAGGGTGGTCAGGCTCTGGGGGTCGATGTTCCCCGATCCCATGGTCAGGATGGTGAAGTGGTGGGCATTGACCGGCAGGTCTAGGAAGGCCAGGCCCGTCTGGGCGATGATCCGCGCGGTACCCAGGTACAGGACGAAGAGGAAGAACAGATATACGGGCACCACTTGCCACGAAAGGCCCGAACCCACAAGCCAGGCCACCAGGTACACCACGCTGCCCGCCAGTCCGAGCACGGCCACGCGGTAGGACATGAGCTCCGTGGGCGGCTGCCCGCCGCCGCGCACGGCTCGCCGGAAGACATCGGCGATCTGCTCGCGGGCCGTCCACAGGTGCCAGATGACGAATACGATGAACCCGCCGAAGAACTGGGCTTTCACCACGGCGTTCACGCCCACCGGGCTGCCGGAATACTGGAGTCCGACGCGATCGAGCAGGCCGCCTTCCAATACGCCGCAAAGGGCGAAGAACCACAGGCTGAAGGTGATCTCCAGCGGTGCCAGGAAGGCGAAGCAAAGGGCATAGATATTCACACTGATCCTGATGGCAGTGAAGCCCTCCAGGAAGTTAAGGTTGGTGTGGTAGAGCGCCCCGATGGGTATGGGCGAAATGGCGCCCCAGAACGCGGCGATGTTCCAGATCATCAGGGCCAGCGTGACGCCGAAGCCCACCTGGAACATGCGGTCGTAGACAAAGCCGGGAAAGGTTCGTTCCGTCCGTTCGTCGTGGCGGATCAGGTCGACGGCCATCCGGACGAGCGGAAAGGTCAGTCTTTCGTGGGCAACCCAAGTCCTCCGCATGATAGTGGACATGCAGGCGCCCATGAAGAAGAGCATCACGAAGAAGGTCAGCCACCAGAAGAGGGGCGGGAGCCAGGGTCCCCAGATGACGTCGCCGGCCCCTTCAGGAATCCCTTCGTAGAACCACACCAGCGTGTTGCCCTGGCCGCTCACCAGCAGCCAGTCGGGCAGGTACTGGAAAAAGGTGGTGGCCCACTGGTTCTCCGGCCGGGCGAAGTAGTGTGGTGTCGCGATGACCCCCATGAGGTAGGCGACCATGACCTTGCCGGGCACGAGGGAGGAAACGAACATCATCACGAAGACCAGAGCCAGTTCATTTCCGTTCAGCACCCAGGACGGCCTCCAGGTTCGCAGGGCCGGGTTGACGATGAAGAGCAGGAAGAAGAAGGGAATCAGGACCGAGATCGGCAGGTGGCCCACCGTCATGCGGGAGGACTGCAGGATGAAGGAGCCGAAGGGCACCCAGATGTTGATCAGGACGGCGAGCGCCAGGCCCAGGATGACGGCGCGGCGGGATATGCCGGTTGATCGCAGGATGCCGGGCCGTGGTATACCAATTCGTGGTTTGGTTGCCATAGTCTGGTACGCCGAGGCGATAACGATTCCTTGAAAGTCGGGTCTTCATTCAGGAATCAG of Gemmatimonadota bacterium contains these proteins:
- the aceE gene encoding pyruvate dehydrogenase (acetyl-transferring), homodimeric type produces the protein MTTDVEPDVASLELHEWLESIEYVISQGDPERTRRILAALESRAAESGVRLPFSANTPYVNTIPVELQEPYPGDRDLERRIKNIVRWNALAMVVRANRADASIGGHISTYASSATLYEVGFNHFFRNRNGSHEGDLLFVQGHAAPGIYARAYLEGRISEEQLKNFRHEVNPPGLPSYPHPWLMPDFWEFPTVSMGLGAITGIYQARFMKYLENRGIKKPSDSKVWVMMGDGEMDEPESLGAITVPVVEMLDNLIFVVNCNLQRLDGPVRGNHKIIQELEAIFRGAGWNVIKCIWGSDWDPLLEKDGDGLLVNRMHETVDGQYQKYSMATGEYIRDRFFGVHPDLKKMVEHLSDSQLQHLRRGGHDPLKVYHAYKAAVENEGSPTVILMKTIKGYGLGDSGQGANSTHQIKKMEDSDLLAFRDRFRIPISDEDVAEVPFYKPPEDSEEIQYLHERRRALGGYVPSRRTTFTPLHAPKQDKYSKYYEGTDRQVSTTMAFVNILSDLMRDKEIGNLVVPIVPDEARTFGMEALFRQSGIYSPVGQLYDPVDSETLLYYRESKDGQLLEEGISEAGAMSSFIAAGTAYATYDINTIPFFIYYSMFGLQRVGDLVWSAGDMRCKGFLVGATSGRTTLAGEGLQHQDGNSHLLAYPVPNLLAYDPAYGYELAVIIEEGIRRMYEEQEDVFYYLTVHNENYAMPPMPGDPEATREGILKGMYRFRESEKKNGELRVQLFGSGAILNEVLKAGRILEEQYGVTADVWSITSYKALHNEAVDVERWNILHPEETPRVPYVTSCVADIPGPYVAACDYVKALPDTVSAWFPGHLITLGADGFGRSDGRAALRDFFEVDARYIALSALYGLMRDGKLPAARLKQAMDELEIDADKPNPLML
- a CDS encoding dihydrodipicolinate synthase family protein — translated: MKSDGRHGWHGIFTIPQTPFTDDGALDEEGLRRQIDFCVDVGSHGIVYPVMVSEFWLLSDDERKRVVAVAVEQADGRIPMIAGVAGVSTEVAVMFSRHAREAGADGAIALPPYVLKPGLGGLVDYYRRVAEAVGNPVFIQNFDPPLGSSLSPGFIRELLLDIPHVKYIKEEMMPCGHSVTALMDTCGDELHGVFTGFGGRWFIDELNRGVSGTMPAAEFTDVLVRLYERYRSGDVEGAREIHNRLLPLINIESLHGVIFCKEILKRRGLIGSTYTRAPGKLDRHDLAEIDRLIRDVEELYIR
- a CDS encoding 2-oxo acid dehydrogenase subunit E2 yields the protein MATPFNLPALGENVDAGTVVGILVAVGDQVEENQPVLEIETDKANLEVPSGFSGVVTEILVENGATAEVGAPVLMYEEGVGEGAEAGETPAEADGEAETEAPAEVSESKDEKPAAEADAGGATDSAPQAPPATSAPPAAATGPAEETAAPPPPTAPVVPAATSGAPVPAAPSVRRFAREIGLDIAQVPGRGLGGRISVEDVKAHSRQLSAGQGAAAGPRPSAPASLPDFSKWGPVETEPMSSLRRAAAEHLSAAWTNIPHVTYGDKADVTDMEALRKQFGPAAEAAGGKLTMTAIALKIVAAALKRFPLFNASVDMARHEIIHKKYYHVGVAVDTDRGLVVPVIRDVDRKNMIELSIELSEVAAKARDRKLSPDDMQGGTFTISNLGGFGGTFFAPIVNAPDVAILGLARSRMEQVYVDGTFQPRLMLPLMISYDHRLIDGADGARFMQWLVQAFEEPFLLSLEG